CTATCGCGACCGAGGGGGTCGTTCGGGTCCAGGGGACCGTTCGCCCGCCCCGGTCAGACGACACCCTCGTATCACCGATCCGGGGAGAAGCGTGCGTAGCATACGAGTACAAAATCTACCACCACGTGCAGGGGACCGGGGACTCCACTATCGATGCCGGCATCGAATACACGCCGTTCGTCATCTCCGATGGAACGGCGGAGATATACGTCGACCCCGCAGAGGAGAGTCTGTCACTGGACCACGAAACGGAGACAGTCACCCGTGAGGAACTCTTGAAACGGGTGGACGAAGCGAGACTCGATCTAGATCCGTCGGTGCGTACGGAGTCCGGCCTGCTCGAGAGATACATCGAACTGGTGGAGGGGACGCTCGGTGTCGGAGAAAGAGCGAGCGTCGTCGGGAAAGCAAGCACAGAGCCGGAGGATGGACTCGTGGGTGCAGATGCAGTCATGACGCCGGAGGAGGGGCGCCTGATAGTGACGAACGATGCGCCAGCACGTACTGGGCTGCGAACGGGTGCGCGGGGACTCTTCTTGCTGGCTCTCGGCATCGGTTTCGGTAGTCTTGGCCTAGGCGCTCTCGTGGCCAATCTCGGGCGTTTGGTGGAGATGGTACAGTTCGTCGGCACTGTTTGATCGGCGGCGGTCGTCACTTCTCGTGGAAAGCACAGAGGGCTGAATGCAACGAGACGCCTCTTTTTCACTCGCTGGGGTGGATTAGACGACGGAACGAACGTACTTCGGCACGTTCGACCTATCAGATCCATGGGTATTGTCACCAGCTCTTGTGAAGTTCACCTCTCAAAATCTTCAACAGAACCGAGCCTCTCCACGTGTCATGCGGCCCCGCTGTGACGCAAGGCCCTCCCCCTTGTGTACTCCTCAGCTGCGAGACAGTCAATCGTTCCGGGTCAATACGATCCCGATACGCATCGACTGACCGCCGCTAAGCGCACTCGACACGCCTCAAAACCACCTACGCCTGCCGCCCACGATCGTCCTCATCCTGATCGCGGTCCTCCTGACTCTCGTCCTCGCCCACGGCTCTCGCACGCTGGCTGCACTACCCGTTCTGGAGTGGCTCCGGAACTGGGGATGAACTGAGACACCGACCCAACGAAGCGGCGTCCCTGCGAGGTGGCGGGTCTGCGTTCAGAAGAGCACCATCTGGGCAAGCGCACCGACGACAAAGAACACGACCAAGAACGCGAAGCCAGTCTTCTGAATTCGCTTTCCGTAGGCATCGAGTTCGTAGTTCCCGATACAGATCGTGACGAGTCGCGTCGGATGTTTGAACGGACTCGGCGGCCGGGGCTCCGGGATTCGTTCACGGAGTCGCCGGTATTCGCTGAACGACCAGACGCTGTAGAGCACCATCGAGACAAACAGCGTGGTCACCGCGAGCAAGAAGATTCCGAGCAGTAGACCGACCGGGTCCGTCAGTCCGACCTGTACGTTCACCGGCGAACCGCTCCCCGCTCCCGTGACGAGAAGGACCCCCGCAACACCGACCATCGAAGCTGGTATCACGAGAATCGCTATCTTGAGTAGTCGGGTACTGAGCCCGTGGACCCGGTCCCGCTCGACACCGAACAGTGTTTCATATCGCCCCGAGGCGTGTTTCTGTCCAGTCCGGAGGCCTGTCTCGGCCCCCGGTTTTCGTGCACCGATCGCGTTAAGCGTCGTGAGGAGCAAGACGACGCCCCCGAGCGCGACGAATTCGAACGGGCTCGTTATCGCCTGTCGCTCCAAGAAGCCCTCACTCGGGGTTGCGGGATCGACGTACCCCGTGACCGTCTCACCGACGTCGTATGACTCGATCGCTGCCTGCGCGTCGGATCGGGTATCGTACGATCGGCTGAAACTGCCGGGGAACAGTTGGTCACCAGTGTATTCCTCTCCCTGAAACTGGTAGGTGAATTCGACCTGAACGTAGTAATCAGAAGCCCCTCGGCTCTCCGAGTGGGACACGGATGCCTCTTGGATCGTTGCCTGGACTGGCACTGCATCCTCGACTGCCTCTGACTGCTGGACGTAGTCGTACCCGCCGTACGTGATCCCAGCGAGACAGACGAGCACCACGATAACGGTCCCTTTCGTGAGCCGGACCGGGGTACCTCGAACCGTGAACTCCATTATGCGAACACCTTCCAGCAGTAGGTCCGCAGTTTTCTCGCACAGCGGATGCTCCTGAGTAGCCGAGACACTGAACGAGCGATACAACCACGGGGACTGCCCCCGCGTCTGACATCGGTTCCGGAATGCCCCGCTGGCATCGGTCGGTGACCCGTTGCTGAGGCGAGCTGTCTCCACACGATGCGCCGCTCACTCACCCGGCTCTCCCCCGTTTGAGTACCTGTACGCACTCCTCTAGATGAGCGGATCACGCGTCCTCGCCTCCTCGTTGTGTGTATCCCCAGTAGAGAAACAGCGCGATGAACAGGAGTGACAGACCCCCCGTTAGCAGACTGGTGATCGCGGTTGGAAGGGATAGAAACGCTGCGGCGTCGGCTATTGCGTAGGCGATCCAAGCGACGGATGCGACGAGTACAAACCCGAGTTCCGACGCCGAAAGACGACTGTGAAGGTAGCTACGCACCCCGAGTCCTATCATCAACACGCCGAAAACCACCATCAAGACGTGGAACTCGGCGCTTCCGATCCAATCCATCACTTGCCCTCACCTACCGTTGCGGGCACGGACGTCGGTGGCGTCTTTCGGGTCGCGGTCTCACCGTAGTCCTCTCGGAAACTGCTGGTGATTTCACTCATTTGTCGGTCACTCCGTTGACGGCCGGCACAGTCTCTCGACACAGATGTCGTCGCTCGCGCTCCCAAACGGCAATGTACAACAGGAATCCGGTCACGAACAGTCCCGCTCCGACGCCGGATGCACTAAGTTCCACAAGCGCATTCGAGACGCCGAACGCACCAACCAGAACCGCCGCTACGCCGACACCACAAGCCGTGCTGAACGACCCGGATTCGCTCCGGTCACTGTCCACGAGACCGCGACCGGTCCGATATATTATCCCAAGACCGGCAAGGCCTGCGAGCGCGAGTGCGATCGTCTGTAGCGACGGTACGACGACCCCCGCGAGTACGGTGACGAAGCCACCGATAGAGAAGCCGATAGCGAACTGTCCAAGCATCCGCACACGATGAAGTCCCGAGGAAACCGTCACCTCGGAAGAAGCGACTGCGTCGTCGCCTCGGGGGTCATCGGTAGCCGACACTCGCTGGCCGACGTGAATGTAGCGTCCCGACCCGTCCGGTTCCGTCCAGCCGGTCTGTTCAACCACGTCCACCCCCGGCGTGTCAACGTTGACGTCGTCGAATCGGACGGGCAACCCGGCTGAAAGTTCGAACGTCGGGTGGTCTTGGACCTGGAAATGGAGGTGGGGCTCCGCGGAGTTCCCGGAATGCCCACACCGGCCGATCCGCTCGCCACGCATAACGGGCTCTCCTGGTTCGACCTCGATACTCCCCGGGACGAGATGGGCGAGACAACTGTACTCGTCTTCCGCGTGGCGGATCGTGACGGCGTTCCCGGTCAGACTCCGTTTGAACGGATGGGAGAACCCGCCAGCACGTCCGAGCTCTGGGTCACCGTCGTGGACATCGACGACAACGCCGTCGGCAGGGGCGCAGACCGGTTGGTCGTAGCAGTAGTAGTTCCCGATACGCGTGTCCGTGCCTGCCGGCCGGCTCCGCCCCTCCTCGTCAGTAATCACGAAGTCGTAGGCGTAACGCTGGGTTGCCGGGAACCACGAGTGCGAGTGCTCTTTGATCGGGCTCCCGTTCACGACTGTCCACGTGCCCTCGACGGGCAGCCGATAGTCCGTGGACTGTTCGTGGGTTTCTGGAGTGGGGAGCGAACCACGGTGTCTCCCGATAGCGACGACGCTCCCGACGAGTTGCATCGCGTCCTGTCGAAACACGAGCGGGTTGAAAAACGAGAGTGGAATACCGAGCAGAAAGGCAACGGTACCCCGCCATCCGCTGTCCATTTCGAGCCAGTCTCGGGGCCCCGCCTCCTCGGCACCGAATCCGAGGGAGTGCTTGTTGGCGCTGATCAGCATCGTCACGAACGGCCAGAATGCGAACAACCAGAACAGGTGGAACAGTTTGAGTATCTCGAGTTGGGGAAACAGATCGCCGAGAAACCCGATCAAGCCGAGCAGCGTCAGGGAGAACGGGCTAACGGACCGGATTCGCTCGCGGAGACGCGAGCCCAGAGACGGTGATGTAGCTTGATTCGACATCCGTAGGTACTGTGTGTGAAATGGGTATTCAGGTGTGTAAGCATTCTGTGAGCCCAGCTTCACAAGAATGTTTCACACACGTCGCGGAGGGGAGCACTCAATGGCCTCACCGTTCAACGAGTCTGTATGACGAATAGTGAACACGAGGGAGCGGCGTCAGAGGAGGCGTTCGCGTTGCTCGGTCACGAAATCAGGCTCGACATTCTGCGCGCGTTTTTCGAGCGATACTCGCCAGTGGACCCGGATTCACGGTCGGACGTACGAGAGCAGCGCACCCTCTCGTACGCCGAACTGATGGCAGCAGCAGATATGGAAGACAGCGGGAAGTTCAACTACCACCTCGATAAGCTCCGCGGCGTCTATATCGAGGAGATAGCGGAGGGATACGTCCCGACGGCAAGCGCTATCGCACTCCACGAGGCGGTCATTGCGAACCGCCCAACAGAGTCGAAACCGACCGACTTCGATGTTGGGGAATCCTGTCCGAACTGTGGGTCCGGGCTCCGAGGGAAGTACGAGCAGGAGTTTCTCACCGTCGAATGCCCCTCGTGTGACCTGTTCTGGGGAGCCACGTACCGGTTTCCGAAAAACGGGCTCGCTGTCCGCGAGGGCGAGGGTATCTACAAAGCACTCTACGACCGGATGATGCACCACGTTGGACTGGCTCGCACGGGGCAATGCCCGTCGTGTGCTGGCATCACCAGCGTTACTGTGCCGCGGGAGCGCCTCGATGAGGACTCGACACCGACTGCGGAGCTGACCTGTGAGACGTGCTCGTGGTTCATTACTGTCGATATCGTCAGTGCACTCCAGTTCGAACCGCAGGTGACGAAGGCGTTGCTCGAACTTGGAGTTCCGCTCAGTAAGTCGAGTAGCATGCGAGCGACGGAGCAAGTGCTCCCTGACGTAACCGGTTGGGTCAGCTCCGACGATCCGTTCTATGCCACGATCAGCATCACGTATGACGACGCCGTCGCTGAGATTACTGTTAGCGACGAACTCAAAATCTGTTCTGCTACCGTTGAATAACTGGCTTAGTGGCCATTTATCATTCCAGTCATAATTTCCGAGTTATTGGAAAGTTACCGAGACTGCTCTGTTAAAACGCTCGTCGGCTAATAAATTCTGATGGAAGATATCAGTGTGTAGCTCCTCTGAATTCAGCACGACTCGCAGAATTATTTTACGAACGGATAGAAACACTCGTAGTACGTTGGTAGGTCATCGAGCAATTTCCGGCCTCCTGTAGGTTATTTATCAGGCTGAGATTCAAGTACGATTCCGGGCGGATAGTATTTATTACCCCCTGAGAGGGGTACGGGAGGTTCCACTCCCCGTTACCGAGACATGACCGATTCAGAGTACCCCTGGCGAGACGAATCGCTCCTCTACGAACTCTACTGGGAACAGGAGTTGAGTACGGGGTCGAGAGTTTATAACGCATTACGGGGGAACCGCGGAGGGAGGTGACGGAGCTTTGACCGACCATATCTGTGACTACTGCGGCGAGTCGTTTGCGACCTCCAACGAGTTGGGTGGCCACGTAACCGCGGTCCATCGTCGCGACCAGATCGTAACGGACCCGGACGTAATCCTCGACGATCTTCGGCGTGTCGCAGACAAATTAGGAAAACCGCCGACAGCAAAGGAGATGAGCGAGCACGGGGAGTACTCCCAGCGCGTCTGCCAGAACAAATTCGGGAGCTGGAACGAGACACTTCGTGAGGCTGGCTACGCTCCGAATCGGAAATTCCGACTCACCGATCAGGATCTGCTGGACGAGATTGACCGCCTTGCGGAGCAGTTTGGTCGCCCGCCATCGAGTGGGGAGATGGATCGGGTTGGGGAGTATCACAGATGGACGTATGACCACCGGTTTGGCGGGTGGGAAGAAGCACTCAACGAAGCTGGCTTCTCACAACCACGGTCCTATCAGGAACGTTCAGAGATTCCATACGGGCCAAATTGGCCGAGGAAACGGCAGCAAGCATTGGAACGTGACGACTTCCAGTGCCAAACGCCGTGGTGTGGGATGACTCAAGCGGATCATCAAGAGCAGGTTGGGAAAGACATCTCTGTCCACCATTTGGTTCCGCGGAAGTTCTTCGTCGGCCCCGACGGGCAGTTTGACCACGAACAGGCGAATCGAGTCTCGAATCTCGTGACAGTCTGTTCGAAGCATCATCTCATCTGGGAAGCCGTCGCCCCACAGCGATTGGATGCGATTGTCGACGCCACACAGCCACCAGAGCGGGGTGGGCCGGAGGGTGTTACTTCCCCCCTACGAGGGAATGAGGGGTAACCCCCTCGTGAGTCAAATGCGAGAGACAGACGAGTCTATCCCGACGCCCGATACAGACGATTTCACGAACAGAGAACGGCTTCGCTGGCACCTCACCAGTGCCCTCGAAAGCGCCGAGTCGCCAGAGACGAAAGCCCATCTCCGAGGAGCCCTTGCTGCGTGGGAGAATCTCCCGCCGACACCACTTGTAGAGTGTCCGCTCTGTGGAAAAGTCGGGCTTCCAGAGCGAATCCAAGCTCACGAGTGTCAACAGTCGTAGCGTCGTTTTTTGCGCCTCGATGAGTGGAGGCGCAGATCAGAACGCTTCGCGCCTTCGGAGTACATATGAAAGACCCAGAGACAGCTACGGTCTTCGCAGGCCTCGATGGGCGAACCGACACCAAACTACCCGAGTGGTACGCCGAGCAACACGGTGGTCCCGAACCAATCAGCTTCAGTGAGGCGATTCGAAATCTCCCGCAGGCGGTCGATACAGCAGTCGCATATCGCAACCCGTACACCGACGAGTGGGTCGAGACGGAGCGGTTCAACGCAATCGTCGAGCCGTCCCGGTTACAAGCAGAAGCCGGCGGCGACACCGAGACGGAGTCACTATTTCACATCCCGACCGACTCGTACTCGATCATCAACCCGGTCGACGTCTACGGGCCGCTGGAGGAGGTCCTCCGCGAGGAGACCATCGACGGGACCCCGCTGGGCGAGGTGATGTTCGGCGAGATTCGACGCTACCGGGGCGGCGGCGAGGTCCACATGGACATCATGTTCGATGGCCTCGAGGTGCGCCTCCCCGGCCGGTCGGACCCGATCACGATGGGCGTCACGTCGGGCTACGACTTCTTCGGCGAGCACGCCGTCTACGTAGAGGGGTTCGCCCAGGACGGCTACTGTTCGAACACGATGCGCTCGCTCACCGACAAGGAGGTCATCAAGCACGTCGGCGACGTACGGAACTTCCGCACCTGGTGGGAGGAACTCCTCGCACAGGTCGAACTCGTCGCCGACGATCTCTTCGAGTTCATCCGGGACGCGCAGGACATCGACCTCGACTTCTCGGAGCTTCCGTTCACCGTCACGGAGTTCTACACCCTGCTGGGCTTCCCGGACTACCTAGCCGAGCGTGCCGCCGGCGATGCAGAAGCCAACGCCGCGTCACCGTTCGAGATCGATATGTGGACGCTGCATTCCGGCGCGACGTACGCCCTCACCCACTTCTTCCAGGGGAAAGAGGGGGCATCCCTCGATCAGTACGTCCGCATCGCCAACGACATCCTGTTCAATCCGGAAGGCACGATCGAGCGCGTCGAGCAGGCGTACGAGCAGCAGCTAGAGGCGGACGGGGACGACGGATCGCAGGCCTCGCTGGCCGGCGAACGAGCGCTGGCGAGCATCGAGCGAGTCAGCGACGACCTGCAGGAGAAAGTCGAGCAGTTCGAAGAGCGAGAGGACGCGCTGCGTGAGCGGTTCCAAGAGGCGATGGCCTGACGCCGCATCAGTGACGTAGTCGTCTGTTCTGTTTTTCTCGCCCTAGAGAGGTGGAGGGCTACTGAGATGGAACAGTCCACGATTAGCGACGGGAGTGACGACGAATTCCCACCCGAGAAACGTCTTGAAGCACCGAATTACCGATTGATCAAGGCCGGTATCGCGACGATTCCCGATATGGAGACCCTGCAAGAGTGTGTTGCCTACGAGAACGCTCACCAGAATCGGACGCAGATCCTTCGCCAGCTCAAGTGGAAGGCTGAAGAGCTACGTGAGGACGAAGAGTAAGCTCTGTTCTTAACCAACACACTCCGCGTTAATTCCCTATGGTTGGTTAAAACGCTGTGCCTCGGTTTTTCAGGCCCCTGAACGGGTGCGGGGCAGCCAGTAGCGGCCCTGCGAGTTCAATATGCCCCCGATTTGAGTCCAGACTCCAGCACAGACATTCAAATACCAAGCGGGGACCAAACTGAGTGATTCACTCACATCCAAATTATGGGCAAGAAGCTCTACCCAGACGAAGAACTTCTCAATCGCCTCCAAGAGTTCGCTGCGGAACTCGGGCGTCCCCCGTCGCAGAATGAGATGAACGACTCGGGGCCTCATGCCGCACGGACCTACGCAACCCGGTTCGGCTCGTGGAATAAGGCACTCAAGACTGCTGGCCTGGAGACAGGCACAAACGAACCGGACGGGCGACCACCGACCCCAGAGGAGGACCTCCTTGCGGACCTCAAGGCGGTTGCCGAAAGTGTCGGGGAGGCCCCATCAGAGCGAATCTACAGACAGCACGGCGAGTATTCGGTGAAAACATACTGTAAGCGATTCGGCGGGTGGAATTCGGCGCTACAGGCGGCTGGTCTTGAACCAAGCGTTGAAATCAATCTCTCTGAAGAGACGCTTATTACTGCCCTACAGGAGTTTGGTGAGGATCTGGGTAGAGCACCGACATCGGATGAGATGGACCAAGATGGTCCATACACAGCGGCTCCATACAAGCGAGTATTCGGAACGTGGAATCAAGCTCTTGAGCAAGCCGGTCTGGGAATCCACTCTACGTGGGGTGTGAGCGAGGAAGATCTGATAGCTGAACTCAAGAGACTCAACGAAGAGTTGGGACACGTTCCCCGTAAGGGTGAGATGCGAGATCAGGGAAAATGGAGCGGATCGATCTACCAGAAGCGGTTCAGTTCCTGGAACGAAGCCCTGACAGCCGCTGGCTTCGAGCCGAACGAGCGGTGGCGAATTCCGCGGGAGGATTTATTGACCGAATTGCGAGACCTCGCAGAGGAGTTGGGGCACCCGCCGACGACGGGTGAGATGCTTGAACACGGGAAATTCACGACCCAGCCGTATCAGCGCGTATTCGGAACGTGGCGAACAGCACTGCAGGCAGCCGATCCAGACTATCTAGAGAACTACCGCCAATCAGATACCGAGACGATTCCGTTTGGCTCGGACTGGCCACAGATTCGGGAGGAGATCATCGCCCGTGACAACGATACCTGTCTCCAGTGTGGGATGGACCGCGAAACACACCGAGACCAATTCGGGCGTGATCTCCATGTGCATCACCGGATTCCACGACGACGATTCTACAACGATCCAAGTCGGTCAGTCGACGATGCAGATATTCCGAGTAATCTACTGACACTCTGTATTCCGTGTCATCGGCGTCTCGAACGAATGCCAGTTCAGCCAGTAGTTGAGTGATCTGACGAACGCAGATTCGGGCTAGTCGCTCGTGAGATTATTAGTAACTGACAGCAGTCGCGTGCTGAATACACAGCGCGAGTCTATGGCTGGGTATAGCGGTACAGGACATACCCCAGTAGAGCAAGAGACAGGAGTACGAGAGCAATATCCAGCAGGCTGACCATGTCCGGGAATGGCCCACCGGGGTGCGCTTGTAACAGCATACGTCTGGGTTTCCCCGGTCAAATATCAATCTTCTACCAGCGTATCGTTCGGAGTGAGTCGAGGATTTCAGGTGCTGAACACACCCTCTGTATACAGCAGGGTTGTTGAAATATGTCAAATATAGACCATACCACTATGACCTGCTTCAGATTTATCGCCGGCGGGCAGAGCGTCTACATCCCGCCGGCGTGACTTAGCGACCTGTTTTTCGAGCCCCGGGAGAGGGCGGAGGCTCGGTCGTGAGCCTTCGTCCAGAGGTGACTTTCCGTGAGTCAGCAACAAACTGCAGACGACGTTTCAGTCGATGAGATTCCAATCGATATCTCGAACACCCAGTCCGGGGATATCGATCCCGCCGATGTCCCCGACGAAATCGAGTCGATCACCCGTGGTCTAGCGAGCGAACAGCCGCCGACGAATCCCATAGTGGTCCTCAAAGCGGCTCGGTGGTGGTACATTCACGGCAAGGGCGGCACGGATCCTGCCTTCCAGTGGGCCATCGAGTGGGCACGTCACCTTGCGACCGACACCCCCAGTGACGTCGAGCGATTCGACGAGTTCCTCGAGTACCTCGTCACGGTCGGCTTCGCTGACGAGACCCACGAACTCCGCTAACCAAGAGGGCGGTTTTTGTTCGCCCCAGAGGGGTGCGGCGCGTTCTGAACTGATGCAATCGTGGTAAACTCGATTCGGTGAACACAATGGCTACGACCAGTGACTCGTCGGTCTCCTTCGAGGAGACCGACACGCGAGACGACGAGATGAACAGCACCATCGAACAGTGGATCGACGAGCTCGTCGCCGGCGTTGACGACGCGCAGGCCAGCGAGGAGTTCCAAGAGTGGCTCGACGTCCAGAGTCGCTTCCACGACTACTCCTACCGGAATACGCTCCTCATCAAGCAGCAGTGTCCCGAGGCGAGCCGGGTTGCGGGCTACCGGACGTGGCAGGAGGAGTTCGATCGCCACGTCACGGAGGGCGAGTCGGCCATCTGGATCTGGGCGCCGATCATCACCAAGCAGTGCCCGGAGTGCGAGAACTCGCCGAGCTACCACGAGGACAGTGACTGTGAGTACGACGAGACGCCGCCCGAGGAGTGGTCCGAGGGCCTCGTCGGGTTCAAGCCCGCGCCGGTGTTCGATGTCTCCCAGACCGAGGGCGAGCCGCTTCCTGATCTCGACACGGAAGCGACCGGGGACGCCGGCAACCTCGTCGAACAGTTGACTGACGCCGCTGACGACCTCGGCGTGACGGGGCGAATCGTTTCAGAATCGGAGTGGACCCACGGCGAGGCGAAGGGCATCTGCGAGCAGCTGAGTCTCGTCGACGTTCAGCCGCTCGTCGAGGTGCGTGATCGGGAGAACGAGGCCGACCTTGCGCGGACGCTGATTCACGAGTACGCACACGCCCTGCTCCACTTCGATGTCGACGACGACACCGAGCGGGCGAAACGCGAAGTCGAGGCCGAAGCCATCGCGTACGTCGTCGGGCGCTACTGCGGGCTCGACACGAGCGGATCGGCGTTCTACCTCGCTGCTTGGGAGTCGGACGATCCCGAGGTCGTTCGCGAGCGCCTCGGCCGGATTAGTCGAACGGCAGAAGAACTCATCGACGTTCTCGAGGACGAATCCTCCTCCCAACCTAATTAACCAACAGATTGGTGGATCCCTTCCGCTCTGTTGGTTAAGTTTTTCTGCGCCCTCCGAAGGGCGGAGGCGCGTTCTGACCTCCGTCGAATGATGACTGAACCCTATCTCACGACGGTCCTCGAGGAAGCCGAGCACGTCGCCGAGCAGCACAATCAGGTCGCCCGAACGACAGACAACCAAGCCCACGAGTACCTCCGATACGCCGTCCTCCGGGTGCTCGAAGGCGAGTCGGACCACCTCCCAGCAGACTGGACGCCGATCGATGGCGTGACAGTCGGCTACGGGAGCGACGAGGCGATGTACGACAGCTGGGGCTCCAGCGAAGACTGGTGGGAAACTGTCCCGCCCCAGGAGGCGTGTACCCGATTCCGGGTGTTCTTCCCGGACGACCACCAGACGGTCCCCCGTGACATCGTCGACGTGATGACCGCGATCGGTGCCTGGCGCGTCTGGACTGGGAGCGCAGCCGCCTGTGGCTCCTACGACCATCGCGAGCGCCGCGAGGTCCACTACCTCTGGCCGGAAGGCCATCCGGTTGAGGAAGTGCTCCACGAGCGGCTCAGTGCCCCTGCGGTAGCCGTCGCTCCCGACGGTGGCCGAACGGGTGACGTTCGCGACCGACTGGTCGTCGACGAGAACACACAGTCGCAGAATGAACTCGAGCCCCGCACGAGGCGTGCCGTCGCCGAAGCGATGGACGTCTCACTCCTCTCGAAAGGTGGCCGCTACGAGGTGCAGTCCGCGTCCGGCAACAGGTACGAAGTCGACGTCATCGACAAATCGTGTACCTGTCCCGACTGGCAGCAGCGCTCACCCGAAGGCGGCTGCAAGCACCTGCGGCGCGTCGATCACGAGATCAAACGGGGCCGCGTTCCCCGACCAGACGGCCGCCTTCCTTCCCCGTAGTCGTGACCGGACTACTCCACAGGACGGACTGTGTCGCCATCCCGACGGATCCGGTCGAACGTTGAGAGATACGCGATCCGGTCGTGAACCTCGTCGGTATCCAACTCTAGTTGGGCGGCCAGTTCATCGACGGTCATTGGCTCGTCGAGTGCTTGGAGGACTTCGAGCCCCCGGTAGTACCTATTCGTGAGCTCCTGGACGCGGTCCTCAATCGGCGTGGTCA
The Halorientalis litorea DNA segment above includes these coding regions:
- a CDS encoding DUF3592 domain-containing protein yields the protein MEFTVRGTPVRLTKGTVIVVLVCLAGITYGGYDYVQQSEAVEDAVPVQATIQEASVSHSESRGASDYYVQVEFTYQFQGEEYTGDQLFPGSFSRSYDTRSDAQAAIESYDVGETVTGYVDPATPSEGFLERQAITSPFEFVALGGVVLLLTTLNAIGARKPGAETGLRTGQKHASGRYETLFGVERDRVHGLSTRLLKIAILVIPASMVGVAGVLLVTGAGSGSPVNVQVGLTDPVGLLLGIFLLAVTTLFVSMVLYSVWSFSEYRRLRERIPEPRPPSPFKHPTRLVTICIGNYELDAYGKRIQKTGFAFLVVFFVVGALAQMVLF
- a CDS encoding M23 family metallopeptidase, whose translation is MSNQATSPSLGSRLRERIRSVSPFSLTLLGLIGFLGDLFPQLEILKLFHLFWLFAFWPFVTMLISANKHSLGFGAEEAGPRDWLEMDSGWRGTVAFLLGIPLSFFNPLVFRQDAMQLVGSVVAIGRHRGSLPTPETHEQSTDYRLPVEGTWTVVNGSPIKEHSHSWFPATQRYAYDFVITDEEGRSRPAGTDTRIGNYYCYDQPVCAPADGVVVDVHDGDPELGRAGGFSHPFKRSLTGNAVTIRHAEDEYSCLAHLVPGSIEVEPGEPVMRGERIGRCGHSGNSAEPHLHFQVQDHPTFELSAGLPVRFDDVNVDTPGVDVVEQTGWTEPDGSGRYIHVGQRVSATDDPRGDDAVASSEVTVSSGLHRVRMLGQFAIGFSIGGFVTVLAGVVVPSLQTIALALAGLAGLGIIYRTGRGLVDSDRSESGSFSTACGVGVAAVLVGAFGVSNALVELSASGVGAGLFVTGFLLYIAVWERERRHLCRETVPAVNGVTDK
- a CDS encoding homing endonuclease associated repeat-containing protein → MTDHICDYCGESFATSNELGGHVTAVHRRDQIVTDPDVILDDLRRVADKLGKPPTAKEMSEHGEYSQRVCQNKFGSWNETLREAGYAPNRKFRLTDQDLLDEIDRLAEQFGRPPSSGEMDRVGEYHRWTYDHRFGGWEEALNEAGFSQPRSYQERSEIPYGPNWPRKRQQALERDDFQCQTPWCGMTQADHQEQVGKDISVHHLVPRKFFVGPDGQFDHEQANRVSNLVTVCSKHHLIWEAVAPQRLDAIVDATQPPERGGPEGVTSPLRGNEG
- a CDS encoding helix-turn-helix domain-containing protein encodes the protein MTNSEHEGAASEEAFALLGHEIRLDILRAFFERYSPVDPDSRSDVREQRTLSYAELMAAADMEDSGKFNYHLDKLRGVYIEEIAEGYVPTASAIALHEAVIANRPTESKPTDFDVGESCPNCGSGLRGKYEQEFLTVECPSCDLFWGATYRFPKNGLAVREGEGIYKALYDRMMHHVGLARTGQCPSCAGITSVTVPRERLDEDSTPTAELTCETCSWFITVDIVSALQFEPQVTKALLELGVPLSKSSSMRATEQVLPDVTGWVSSDDPFYATISITYDDAVAEITVSDELKICSATVE
- a CDS encoding homing endonuclease associated repeat-containing protein; amino-acid sequence: MGKKLYPDEELLNRLQEFAAELGRPPSQNEMNDSGPHAARTYATRFGSWNKALKTAGLETGTNEPDGRPPTPEEDLLADLKAVAESVGEAPSERIYRQHGEYSVKTYCKRFGGWNSALQAAGLEPSVEINLSEETLITALQEFGEDLGRAPTSDEMDQDGPYTAAPYKRVFGTWNQALEQAGLGIHSTWGVSEEDLIAELKRLNEELGHVPRKGEMRDQGKWSGSIYQKRFSSWNEALTAAGFEPNERWRIPREDLLTELRDLAEELGHPPTTGEMLEHGKFTTQPYQRVFGTWRTALQAADPDYLENYRQSDTETIPFGSDWPQIREEIIARDNDTCLQCGMDRETHRDQFGRDLHVHHRIPRRRFYNDPSRSVDDADIPSNLLTLCIPCHRRLERMPVQPVVE
- a CDS encoding ArdC-like ssDNA-binding domain-containing protein, whose amino-acid sequence is MATTSDSSVSFEETDTRDDEMNSTIEQWIDELVAGVDDAQASEEFQEWLDVQSRFHDYSYRNTLLIKQQCPEASRVAGYRTWQEEFDRHVTEGESAIWIWAPIITKQCPECENSPSYHEDSDCEYDETPPEEWSEGLVGFKPAPVFDVSQTEGEPLPDLDTEATGDAGNLVEQLTDAADDLGVTGRIVSESEWTHGEAKGICEQLSLVDVQPLVEVRDRENEADLARTLIHEYAHALLHFDVDDDTERAKREVEAEAIAYVVGRYCGLDTSGSAFYLAAWESDDPEVVRERLGRISRTAEELIDVLEDESSSQPN